One Phaseolus vulgaris cultivar G19833 chromosome 11, P. vulgaris v2.0, whole genome shotgun sequence genomic window carries:
- the LOC137819143 gene encoding SART-1 family protein DOT2, with protein sequence MKESRTKKQSEADSEISAWVTKSRKIEKKKALQLSKIFEEQDNIAVEGSDDEDTAQHTENLAGLKVLHGLDKVMEGGTVVLTIKDQPILADGDVNEDVDMLENIEIGEQKQRDEAYKAAKKKTGVYDDKFNDDPFSEKKMLPQYDDPVAEEGVTLDEKGRFSGEAEKKLEELRRRLSGVSTNTFEDLTSYGKVSSDYYTHEEMLKFKKPKKKKSLRKKDKLDIKALEAEAVSSGLGVGDLGSRSSVRRQAIKEEQERLDAKMRSNAYQSAYAKADEASKLLREQTLNVKTEDDETPAFVDDDEDLRKSLEKARRLALKKHEEGGASGPQAIALLATSNHDNETDSQNPTAGESRENKVVFTEMEEFVWGLHIDEEARKPESEDVFMHDDEEVIVPDEEKTNVAGGWTEVQETNEDEQPNTEDKEEIVPDETIHEVAVGKGLSGALKLLKERGTLKESIEWGGRNMDKKKSKLVGIVDDDEKETQKKREIRIERTDEFGRILTPKEAFRMISHKFHGKGPGKMKQEKRMKQYQEELKMKQMKSSDTPSLSVERMREAQARLQTPYLVLSGHVKPGQTSDPKSGFATVEKDLPGGLTPMLGDRKVEHFLGIKRKAETSNSDNPKKPKS encoded by the exons ATGAAAGAATCAAGGACAAAGAAACAGTCTGAAGCCGATTCTGAGATTTCAGCATGGGTTACAAAAAGCCGCaagatagaaaagaaaaaagcatTGCAGCTCTCAAAGATTTTTGAGGAGCAG GACAACATTGCAGTAGAGGGAAGTGACGATGAGGATACAGCCCAACACACTG AGAACTTGGCGGGGCTGAAAGTTCTCCATGGCCTTGATAAAGTTATGGAAGGCGGTACAGTAGTTCTAACTATTAAAGATCAGCCCATACTTGCTGATGGTGATGTTAATGAAG ATGTTGATATGCTCGAGAACATTGAAATTGGAGAGCAGAAACAACGAGACGAGGCTTATAAAGCGGCAAAAAAGAAAACTGGTGTTTATGATGATAA GTTCAATGATGATCCCTTCTCGGAGAAGAAAATGTTGCCACAATATGATGATCCAGTTGCAGAAGAG GGTGTAACTTTGGATGAAAAGGGACGATTCTCAGGTGAAGCTGAGAAGAAACTTGAAGAG CTGCGAAGAAGGTTATCAGGTGTTTCCACGAATACCTTTGAAGATCTTACTTCATATGGAAAGGTATCATCAGATTACTATACTCATGAAGAAATGCTAAAATTTAAGAAGCCTAAGAAGAAAAAATCCTTGCGGAAGAAAGATAAGCTGGACATTAAGGCCCTTGAAGCTGAAGCTGTTTCTTCAGGATTGGGTGTTGGTGACCTGGGTTCTCGGAGCAGTGTGAGGAGGCAAGCTATCAAAGAAGAGCAAGAAAGATTAGATGCTAAGATGAGAAGTAATGCTTACCAGTCTGCTTATGCTAAAGCAGATGAAGCCTCCAAATTGCTGCGGGAACAAACTCTCAATGTTAAAACAGAAGATGATGAAACTCCAGCTTTTGTAGATGATGATGAGGATCTTCGTAAATCCTTAGAGAAAGCAAGAAGATTAGCTCTTAAAAAGCATGAGGAAGGAGGGGCATCTGGTCCTCAAGCTATCGCGTTGCTTGCTACTTCTAATCATGATAATGAGACTGATAGTCAAAACCCTACGGCTGGAGAGTCACGAGAAAACAAGGTGGTCTTCACAGAGATGGAAGAATTTGTCTGGGGTCTCCACATTGATGAAG AGGCACGTAAACCAGAAAGTGAAGACGTTTTCATGCATGATGATGAAGAGGTTATAGTtcctgatgaagaaaagactaACGTGGCTGGTGGATGGACCGAAGTTCAAGAAACTAATGAAGATGAACAACCCAATACAGAAGACAAAGAGGAAATAGTTCCTGATGAAACTATCCATGAAGTTGCTGTAGGGAAAGGATTGTCAGGTGCTTTGAAATTGCTTAAAGAGCGAGGGACACTTAAGGAAAGCATTGAATGGGGTGGCAGAAACATGGACAAGAAGAAAAGTAAATTGGTTGGAATTGTAGATGATGATGAGAAGGAAACTCAGAAAAAAAGGGAGATTCGCATTGAAAGGACTGATGAATTTGGGAGAATC TTGACCCCTAAGGAAGCCTTTCGAATGATTTCTCATAAGTTCCACGGTAAAGGACCAGGAAAAATGAAGCAAGAGAAGCGTATGAAGCAATATCAAGAAGAATTGAAGATGAAGCAAATGAAGAGTTCAGATACACCATCACTGTCTGTGGAGAGAATGAGGGAAGCTCAAGCCCGTTTGCAGACCCCCTATCTTGTTCTTAGTGGTCATGTTAAACCAGg ACAAACTAGTGACCCAAAAAGTGGTTTTGCAACTGTTGAGAAGGATCTTCCTGGTGGCTTGACACCTATGCTTGGTGATCGAAAG GTAGAGCATTTTCTGGGAATTAAGAGGAAAGCTGAGACATCAAACTCGGATAACCCAAAGAAGCCCAAATCATAA